The following DNA comes from Pleuronectes platessa chromosome 9, fPlePla1.1, whole genome shotgun sequence.
CACAGCCAGTCCTGCTTGTctttcaacacacaaacaaacgtaGAAATAGACAAATAGAATGTTTTTATGGCTTCAAATTTAAAATGGGATGACACATGTTTCAGCCTCTTCTCATGTCTCTTCTTTGTTCTGCTTGTGTCACAGTGTCTGGCTCATGTCGAGGCCTTCATCGACTTCAGTGAGGATGAACTCATCGAGGACGGGGTCTTAAACCAAGGTATGTGTGCACGTTGTCCTAACAGAAAAATAACAGGGCTGTCGTCCCTGGGGCTTCGGAGGGAGGCATGCGGGTCTGAGGGCTTTCTCTTTAAAGCAAGAGGAGCCCGGCTGTCTTCCTGTTTGGATCTTGAAATGCCATCGTGTGAGCTGGCTGCACAGTGGGGAGAAGCTAAAGTCATCCAACTGCTCATAGGCCAATTTCCTTTAGGATGTGTggatggaggagcagagggacagtaaaAGCATTTGTCTCACCTTCAAAGGGAACCTGCCATGCCACTCACAGGAGTAACGCTGCCAGCAGCATCGTCTGTACGGCCAGGTTTCCCATGCTTTCAGTGTATGTaaggttttctgtgtgtgtgtgtgtctggtgtgtctggtgtgtgtgtgtatgtgcacataaGAGGGATGTCCCCCCTGAGACTGTCGCCTACTGTCTGGCACTGACGCAGCTCTTCACAGAGCCTCACAAGCTGTGAAGTTGCGACACAATAAACCCTGGGAACTAGTGTTTGTTGTGGTAGCACGAAATGTTGGCTCATCCCCCGGAGCAAATAATAATAGACTATGATCCGTAAATAGAAAAACTGGCATTAAACATTCTATTTCCCCCTACAAAGAAACTGCATTTCACATCATTTCCTTCACATCTGAAGTTTTATCTCAAGTCTAAATCTTTAAGAAGTTTTATTCATTCTTTTTAAGAAAAACGACTTATTGTTGACGCAGTGCATTGTCAAACACACTTTTCCGCTTCAGTCCGTGACCCATTTATCGTCTAGACGAAGGGTGTCAGACGCAGGACGACGGGCTCCTTTCCTTCAAAGGACAGAAATTCCTTTTTCAAGGCCACAAACGTCAAGTTGAACGTGAAGCCGGCGTCATGTCCTGTTCCcgcctctgtctccgtctcgcCCCCCCGCAGTGGACACGTCGGTGAGCTGTTTACGAGCAGAGATGGAGCAACACCTAAAGGACGAGAGGAAGGGCGAGCGGCTTCGCAGTGGAGTTCAGGTGGTCATCGCCGGAGCTACTAACGCGGGGAAAAGTAGCCTCCTCAACACACTCTGTAAGAGAGCCAAgggaaccagtgaacacacacacaaaccagtgaacacacacacacacacaggagatacATCTAGAAACAGGCATCAGTCTGATTTTGAAATAAGAATCTGTTGACAATAGAAACCAAATGATCAGGATTTTTGGGAATAAAATAATTACCAATTTCCTACTCACCATGTTCAAGTGGAGATGTAtcacatgcacataaataaattaacattttctttgtttaatgtTGTAACGTTAATGTTAACATTCTGATTCTAAATCACTGTGGTCATTAGGTGTCGACCCGAATGAAACCCCTGTTGTTTATGGTGTGAGGTTATGTTTGTCTATGATATTGTATCCTGAAATCATTAGGAAGCACATTATATAAACTATCCAGAGTGGAGGCTTGGCCGGGGCTCCTCACAGCTTCCTATCAGAATAATAGGGTTATTTATCAAATTCAAGATAAAATGGCGTTATCCTTTCCTGTGCTGATTATTCTTCCCTTGGGCCAGACGGCACAGACGAGTAATAATGAGCTGTCAGCGGCGGTGGATGTGGGATTCATTGGCGTCTTGGACCCGTGAAGTTCCTGAATAAAGAAAAACGGAAAGGATGACGGAAGAACTCCCCTGTTGTGTTTGGACAGCACAGAACTTCTGTTTAAAAAATTAGTAGAAGAGTTAATGTTACAGGAAAAATCCTTTCTTCTTCATTAATGATGATCAATTTAATACGACAAAATGAAGACAATTTACACAGAAACAACTATTTTGTGAGAAACCCTTTAGATTCCATGATAGATGATGGCTATATAAAGGAGACTGCAGTGACCTTTACTTTCCTCTGAAATACTCACTAGAGCataaaatgtgcaaaatgaTTCCTTGGCTGGAAACAGTCTTgaacaaatacattatttactCCTGTTAAAGGAAATTACCTTTGTTTTTTCAACATTGAATTCTACATATTTGAACAGTTTATTTAAAGTTGTATATCTTCAGTAGAAGACAAAATAGCAAAATGACCTCAGGGCTGAAAACTACAGATTTGGTGAGAAGAAAGTCAGAAAGATTTGAGCTTTGAGTCCAATCCTCCCCAATAAAACAGCTAAACCTCATCCtttaccttttttaaatccAGGCCAGAGACCTGCTGCCATTGTGTCCCCCATTGCTGGGACCACCAGGGACATAGTGGAGACGGCTCTGGACATCGGTGGCTTCCCCGTCCTCCTGAGTGACACGGCCGGCCTCAGAGACAGCTCGGAcctggtggagagagagggcgtCCGCCGGGCTCGGGAAAGGTAGAGAGCAAAGTGAACAGTTTTAATCGGTTACATAACTTTCCCTCAAGATTTGGATGAAGTCGACCAACAATCCTGAGAAAtcacaaataatattttgaaTATCTGACTTCAGGATGCAGTGTAACTTCACAGAACAATAGAAATGTGTAGAGAACtgctctgctgcttcagccactgtttgaatgtgtatAATATAACAGAACTAAATGAGGCTGGGTACCAGTGGAATATGTCACTGGGAACAAAGGAAGGAAGAACTAAGTCAATTGTTTTCCCTTGTACATCATGCTATATTTTTGTAATGTCTGTGAAACCGCCCGAGTTTATTTTATGCTGAGCTACAGTTATAAATACACGGGACAAACACTCTCAGGAGGTTGCGTAACGATGAGCCACCTTTCCTCGCTGGGGAGCTTTTCACCGTTGAGAGGTTCTTCATGTGTGATGTAGAGAAAAGGACATATAAGGCCTTTTACTAGCAGCTACTTCCACTGTTTACACCAGGGAAGAATAGCCGAGCTCGTGGCACCCGTCATCCCGGCTGtatcacaaacagacaaacacgcaAGTAGAACCCGGTTCACATGACTCATACATGCATCAACTCTGATACGTGTTCAGTGACATGTTTCATTACATGGGTTTGGTTTTGGAGAGttaaaaacacataacacactcccccattgattatttattgattatttatcaGCGAATGTTTCCTGTATTTATAGAAAGTTGCATTAATGCagctgtaaaaagaaaacagctcCAAGTTTGAAAATAagtcttttctttatttacagttgatTTAAGTGCGTAACCACAGtgtttctctctgaacttaAGTTCTTCAGTAAATattcagaataaaatataatcatcttaaaaatagacaaatatGAACTACAATGGCACTAAGTAGACttcatacctccgccaaggcccaacagtcctacTCACACCTCATATAAACCATAATACCATAAATTGCATAATAAATACCAAAAAACGGAGGAGTGGGGCAGAGGTAAATATTTTCCACAGTTCTGGCAAGTGGAAAAGCATCACACAGCAATGACTTGTCAAATGACTTCACTGAAAATACCactaatggaaaaaaaatatatgaaatatatatatcagattACTAAAATACCTGTTTCGGTGCAAATATTTTGTAAATCTTTGGCTGTTTGTTTAAGTTAAGTGTAGGAAGGGTGGGCAGTTTATGTTCTGTGGGGAACTGTTGTGTGCAGGGAGCAGGTCAGAGGCTCGTGACCTGGGTCACTACAGGAAGGACATGGTAAGTACAAGcatccgctgctgctgctgctgctgctgatgggtcacagtgagacagagctgcagagtaggggagagcggggtaatgtgggaatttttttacatttgctcccctctaggcaagctaaaatgatatatcagttaaatttacacatttcccattaattcaggatgttttctagcaatggaaatgatcagaatgtcttcaggacaaagggcagtgaaaatatgattgttttaaaaatgtggtCTTgagtcccactttaccccgtagccggggtaaagtgggactttaaaactaccataaaactaccataacaacacatgttgtaatagttacaataccgacagctagattgacaaccactcatatcgactagtaacagaatcatggggatttgtcaattaagcacatttatgattattatgattcatgtgatctcttgcacaccctagcttaccggcacattgtttctctgtccaattggcagggacagggatattgtttttctctgcgtattaaAATGGCAATCacccctctccatctctgcgaggggtgtttggccccaggttgtcttcctggtgtgtaatttcttggcatgatggcttttctacaatgtttatgacattaaaaataaaacatatataatgtaatataacactaaaatatgtttaagactaaacttaacttgtgcttcatggtggggtaaagtgagacactgtcccactttactccacagcatttgtcccactttaccccaaagccacaattttagaaaaacaacatcttttatcaattcaggctaatcttcagctagcatcaatcacatggttttatatgttggaagttcaccaacatgtatgatataagtttttctacctgattcaatttgctttgacacaacagttgattaagttcaaagcaagaaaatttacttttacatgcaaaaaacacatttatgtgaaaaaacatactttccacagcaccagcaccaacttctccttcatggcaaggggggaatgggaggggcttgaaaacataatagtcacatgaccacaaatgtgttccgttgcctagatacagggggtgtttcacattacccgctctcccctatttcataaaaatattattacaatatttgtcttattttccatttctcagatatatatatagcacTTGTATTATCCGTTAATGTGTCAATACATCACTCTGTATAATATTGATCGCCCATTCAAGAGTAAACTGGCAGAGGCAACAGTAGAGGTGCAGTTATTTACTGTAGTGAAAGGTGGTgtgctgtgtgatgtgtgttgacAGAGAGAGTCCACAAATCCACACAAATCCTTAGAGGACAGACCCCAAACCACTGCTCTAAGATGTCTCACTGGTGGagaacaaatataaaacattaatgcaGTGATAGCTACTCTCAAATTTTCCATGTTCCAAAAACTCATTATCAACTCTTTTACTGAAAACTATGACGGATGTACATACGATGACTGATAAGATGGATGggtttcattttctctgatttaattcatttagaaaactttaaattaactttcaAATGACGGAAGGTGAATCATACGATATTAAAAACTCAAGATATTTATCTCTGGTTATCTCATGTCAGTATAATTCCAGTTCTCCCCTGAGCACCCAGACCTCCTGGCTTCCCAGCAGACGTGATGGATATTCTGTGATCAACTCCTTGTTTCCAGGGTGGAGCAGGCAGATCTGACTCTGGTGGTTGTGGACTGTGCTCAAGTTCCCACTGACGCTCAGCAGGCTGCAGCTTTCCTGCAGGGACACCTGAGGAGTGTGCTGCCCGCCCAGGAGCCGACTGACACAGGTATCGTGATGTGGCATCTTCGTTTGGGGAGACTCTCAGAGAGACTTAAAGGCTCTTCAcaagaaaactaaataaaataattagttTCAGCCACAAGTAGCATCATTTAAAGATGGTAGGTTAATCCAGGTCAGGGAGTCACTTTAAATATTCAGACAGAAATGGGCCTGAGGGAGAAATAACTGAGTCGTTGGTGTtgcagaaaagaaaatatacaaTTTGACTTAAAGTGTTTTAATCATGATCATTTTCCTGTGTGGTGACAGCGTATCCTGCAGACAGGTGTCTCCTGGTGGTGAATAAGACCGACCTGCTGCCTGAAGGTGAGAGACAGAAGCTGGACACGGAGCTGAGACAGGTCCCTGGacttcctcctgtctgtctcatctcgTGTCACACTGATGAAGGACTGCAGGACTTCCTCACGCTGCTGCACAGCTCCGTCAAAACTCTGTAAGGAGTCTTTATTCATCATGTTGTCTTGTGTCatatcatatatattatatatgtgtgttagATCACATTGAAAGGAAAAACAGGACTTGATAAGTGACTGAAAGTTCGTACATTTATATCCAAATCACAATATCTGTATCTCCCTCACAGATGTTTGTGCACTGTTTGTAAGTTTTAAATGATTGATATCATACACCAAATTCAGAAATGCTCTAATCCTGCTCTAcgctacatttaaataaataaaaaaattaaagaatgATTCGGATGTGAATTGATCCTTTAAAAAATCTGATGTATGTAGAGTGGTGTGTGAGTCtggttttcaacatttccaaACCAAAAGCAAAGTAATGGGTTTTATTGCTCATCTGTTTCATGTTGTTCCCTGACTTCCCCTCTAGGTGTGGCGACCCCCTGTCTGGCGGCCCCACCCTGACCCAGGCTCGCCACAGGGCCCACCTGCAGCAGTGCGTGGCGGCCCTGGCTCAATACAAAATGTACCGGGACTCCGACCTCGCTCTGGCAGCCGAAGGCGTCCGGTTGGCTCTCACCAGCCTGGGCCGGATCACTGGCCGAGTCGGGGCCGAGGAGATCCTGGACATCATCTTCAAAGATTTCTGCATCGGAAAATAGTCCGATGAGATGTggtgaaaacatgaaaaacatgtgaTAATCGCCTGCTCGGAGAGGAAAGCTGGGCTCTCCTGTCGTCCCAGTTGGACCAGTAAAGACATTGAGACAAAGGGGCACGACCTCGGCTTCGTGCCAGACTGAAGAGAATAAAACTTGTGTTGTTGGCTGCAGAAAATGCCTCTTCTCCcaagacacaaacatgtttgttttctctctgctttttTTAATGGACTGAAATAGTTCCAGCGTGATGACAGGTGCCTCAGAGGCCCCGTGTGCCGGGTCAGTGTTTGGCTCGTCTTGAGTCGTAATGTAAAAATAGATTTTCAGTTCCTTTGATATGTGAATACATGTATTGGGCTCCAGGGTCACAGCACAGCGGCCAAGAGGATTTAAAGTGAAGCCAGCTGCAGACTTCTGAaggtcacacactcacatgattGGATGTTTACTTGCTCTGCAGGACAATGATGGATTTGTTTGGGGAGCAGGTATCGTTTCagctgagagagtgtgtgtgtgtgtgtttgtgtgtgtttgatgagaAATTGAATTTGCCATTTGTTGtgttatatgttttatttaaccaTTTAAAATTGGTGAAATGTTCATACATAATAAATGTCCCAGTGGATCCTGGATGTTTAAataattttgtgtgtgtttttgtaacaAATCAAATTTTTCATAAGGACGACTTTACAATTGTATCTTGTAGTTGTTATGGTGAAAGTTTTAGAGTTACACACTTACACATCCATTGGTCATGTGTTTCTGTCTACCAGGCAAATTTCTGTAAGAAAGTTGAGTTTTTTccctcagtccccccccccccccccccccccccaatagaGTGAGACGTAACAGACCTACAGTGTGGAGACAGTGGGACAGCCCCAGGTCCCCTCTGTGGGAAAGGTTTGCTTTAGGAGGCAATGCTCTCTGTCGCCTTTGTTCTCCTGTCAATCTGGCCttaatcaaatatttatgtttcCCTGTTGACCTCCTGACCCTTCTTCCCCAGTTGGTTTCTTGCCTCCCAGTCTCTGACGACATTGGCCCTACTGTACACCAGCCCGACTGCCCATCTCCCTGGCTTTGTGTCCCCTTCGCCTGCGGCTCTGTTACCTGACCTTTCCTCTTTCCGCTCTGCCCTGTCAGCCGTTTCGTCCTCTTTCATGCTCCCTCTGATTGATCGCGACACGGGGGAAGTTCGGGCTAAAAGGGTTTCGTGCTGTCGTACAAATTAGAGGCCGTAAATTTTGGGGCCCTGTTCCTTTCAAAGGTGACGTTTGTGTGTTATATATCCTGCAGATTGTTCTGTTTACCACAACACAATACTTTTTCCCTTTTGTGCTTTGTTACCAAAAATAGTGTATTATTTAATTCCTCACttttacaaatgtcacatgttttAGCCTTAGCGGCCGAGTAGCTTAATGAACCCTGATGATGGACACTTAAGCTGTAACACCAGCTCAGGTCCAACTAAAATATCTGAACAACTATTAAATGATTTCCcaaaagagacacagacacttATCGCCCCTTCAGGATCAATTTGATTAATTTCAGTGATCTTTAGCCAAACTAAactaatgctaagctaagatgGCTAACATGATAAACATCAGCATGTTATCATCGGCAACGTGTTGTTGATCGCTCCACTTATCGTCAAGCACCAGGTGAAGTTTTTACACTTCTTTGATCAGATATTATGATATTTACATCAACCTCAGCTGTGTGGTTTGGTTATTAGCTGCTAACATTTGATCCGATCATCTTCAGGGCACTTTGAAAAATCCACTGATTAATTCTATTTCAGTCTTTGATTAACTAACTGACAGATACACTTATTTGAATAaagtttgaattaaattaaaaatcacTTGATACTTGTgactatatatatctatatatatagatatatagatatatatatacatttaattcCATTTAATTCCATAAAATGCAAATGTCAAAAAGACGAACTTTAGTCACAATATGAATGGTTTttcataataaatataatacatttgtacttttaaatgttaaaataaatatttggggAGTTGACTCGACCCATTTGTGTGACAGACTGTTGTTCAGTACTGACAAATGGCCGGAGCTGTTAGTTTCTGTCCTGTCAGTTTCCTGTGGTACTGGTTAATGTCCCTCTAGAGATGTGGGGTCCAGTACAACCAGTTCCACCCTGTACCCATGTAGAGTcgagggctgtgtgtgtgtgtgtatgcgtgtgtgtgtgtgtgtgtgtgtgtgtgtgtgtgtgtgtgtgtgtgtgtgtgtgtgtgtgtgtgtgtgtgtgtgtgtgtgtgtgtgtgtgtgtgtgtgtgtgtgtgtgtgtgtgtgtgtgtgtgtgtgtgtgttcatgagactgaaaacacttcatgtTAAACAAAGGATTTCctcaggagaggagacaggctgACTCACCTCTAACACTCAGTACAGTGAGTTTACTCTCATGTGTTCTTATGCAATGTGGAAGGCATCTAAAATATTTGTTCTGTCTAAATGagaataaaaaatgtctgaTGCTTGGGGAAATTCTAACTTTTAACGTGCAGACGTCAGGTGATCTCAGGAATGGCATAAAGTAAGAAAATACAAgatgatcaaataaataaagaacagaAATATTactttaacataaaaaaaaatattcctcTATTGAAAGTCATTGTTTTTTCTTGAGATGATCAATTAGGTTAGGTCAaatcaaaaatatgaatatctCTATATCTGCTAGCGTCAGTTTCCCAATGTAAGACTTCCATCCATCGGCTGTAGCTCAGCAGTGTCAACAGAAAATACTTTGAGGGTAACAGAGGAGCTGGAGTCAATAGTGTAAGAAAATAAACTTTCTAATTAAAGCAAAGTAAAAGTTTtgagcaaaacaataaatatggtattgaataaaaaaaagtctaaagttgaaaaacttgttgaaaaatgtataaattaccATTATATTTTCACTTGATATTTGACTTTGCAGTGGAAATTTAACCTGAACTTATATGACCCATTCTACCTCTACTGGCCGCATGTCTTGCTGTCTGTGTAACATAAAATATCgaatttaaaaatgattaaaagcCGGTCACATCATTTGAGGTGTGTACTTCCTCTTACGTTTTGGCTTGACCTAAGGAGAACCCTTCAggttttggagcagatccagatAAACGGGTGGATCCTTTTCTTTCACTATGTCAACACGTCCCATGTGGTGATGAAGTCGTCCGTCCTGGTCCTGGTGCTGTTCGTCCTCTCTGAGAATCCCTCTAGTTGTTTATATGATTCTAACAGATTTTATAACCCTCCCACATTTACATAAGTTGTGATAATGCAAATTTCAGACTCTAAAATCATTATAAACTCATAAACATGACGAGTTACAGCATCTGCCCCCATaagaatgtgtatttttttaatttacatttatattcattCTGACTCCTGTTGTTTTTGACTGGAAACATGGTTTTATTacaaatttttgttttgtttttatgacttcatgatcaaacacattcatacaacaGCAAACAGCAGCTGACTGGTGGTGCTCATGGCTTTGTGCTCATGAGAGGAAAAGGAAGTAGTAAAGCTTCAGGGCAGTTCATACAACACCTACTGTCCTGTAATGCTCCGTATAAGAGACAATGAATAAACCCGCAGTCGTTCAGTTagcaataaaaactaaaaccatCCGTCTGATTCACGCCTGATTTCTtcctttagtttttttccctctgtacATTGTTTAGGACGACTCTGTGATGAAGCGTTTACGACTCGATGTGTGTGTATCGTCATCCGGGCTGAGGTAGAAACTCAAACGTGTGAACCCGCAGGAAACGCAAATGCAGCTATTTTGAGAATATTCTGTTTATAGCAGACGAgtgagttgttgtgttttttactgACACAAAGACGCCGGGGACAGAACAGTTGTTTCggttcatttcttttatttgattCCACGGCAATAAGAAGAATTTCCAGTGTCATTTGTTAAACCACATCAATCACAGTGAGTGGCACACGAGAGGAAAAATATTTACACCAGTGTCAtggaccttttttttcttcttttttttttttacatttacctgAGAGTATAGATACAAAGACTTTTCACAGTAAATGAGCTCAAACACGAGTATAAACACAAAGGAAGCTTCAGTTTAAAGCAGAGCTACACAAAGCATGCACCACAGCAACTGTGTCATTAAAGGGGAAGCTGAGTATTTACAGGCTGCGTTTGATGGAGTGGGCGGGGTCAGGATATTAATATATACACTCGGCTGCTTCCTCTCATCTCCCCTGGAAGACAAAACATTCACAACCACGATTAACCATCAATGATGGGACACAATTAAATGGGTCAAATCAAGAATACTTGAATTAAAGTTGATGGAGTTTGAAGAATAACATTTCCTTTACAATAATGCATAAAGAAATGTGCATGAATGAATGTGTATTTGCTGAGTAATCGTGTTGTGTGTAAACTGCTTCCAACAGTGAACACAAAATAGCAGATTTGTACGTTTCTCTTCTGGTTTACCGTTGCTGGTTTGCTGATGCCGTTTGCCCCGTTAGTCGGCCAGTTAGGCACCGTCTGTCTGTCCTGCTGGGGCGCAGCCTGAAGGCCTGCCGGTTTAGGAACACCAGGCTGCAAGGACAAGATGGTTTTAttaaacatgacacacacacacagctcctcggACTCTTCATGAACACCTGCACCGGTCACCCATAGCTGTGGAATCAGAGATGACTTATGACTGACGATTGGTTTCCCTGTGTTATTTCTCCTCGCCCGTCCTTTCCGGCTGCTGCAGCGTTCAGACCTGACTTCTGATCTGATGTCAGTGTAACCAGTGGAGAAAATCTGATTTATGAACACAAGATATTTATTTCTAAATTTGTGCTTCAGGACATTTAGCCTGAAGGTTGAAGCTGTGGATCTCTGACTTTGTTTAACACTTTATTTGGGCACGAAAATGAATTTCTGTCACAAGTGAATGATGTTTTCATTCTGCACTTCCTCCCCCTCATTGATTTCACGTCAGACAAAATAACAAAGTGGtcctctgtttcctttttatttatcatcTGTGTTGGTTTTACCTTAGAAGCAGGAAGCATTTGCTGCAGGGTCTTGAGTTCTCGCTCCTTCAGGGCCAAACGAtcttcctgcagcttcttctcgTCCCTCAACCTGTTCTGCTCCATCAGTAACTTTTCAACCTGAACAAAATAGTCATGTGTTAatggaaaacatttctttttagaCTGATCTCTCCACTtccccacacacatgcatctgAACACACTGCACAACCCAGCTCAGATCAACTCTACCTGGTCGTCATGAGTCTTTTGCTTGAGCTGCAGCTCCTTGGCCGCCTCGGCGATGGTCCTGCTGCGATTGGTTTCACACTGCTGCAGATCGGACGACAGATGAATCGTCTGCACCTCCAGACGACTGGACAGGGCCTGGATCTCTGACACCTGGACCAAGAAAACCATTCAAATCAATGTCAAATCaaattctgtttttaaatattgtttttacctCGAACctggttgtttatttgtttataagcAGGATTATGGGACATGAACCCGGGATTTTATTcctatttttttacatttgcattgATTTCCCAGAGTATATTTCATGGGTCTTGATCTTAGATGATTGACTTCAAGGGGACAGTCGGGCCCTGGTGGAGGTGTGCCCTCtactgagtgcccttctagttgcTTTGTTGGACCCGTCAGCAGAGAGgatggcag
Coding sequences within:
- the gtpbp3 gene encoding tRNA modification GTPase GTPBP3, mitochondrial isoform X1, encoding MFPRVGRGMWRAAVLTLTSSRRTPACRLLTTRDCTPPSALADAETIFSLSSGHGRCGVAVVRVSGPSSATALRCMAGLTHRLPPPRTAILRSITDPIGKEVLDRGLVIWFPAPHSFTGEDSVEFHIHGGSAVITAVLQALGSVPGMRPAEAGEFTRRAFQAGKLGLTEVEGLGDLIHAETEAQRRQALRQMSGDLGRLYQDWSHRLKRCLAHVEAFIDFSEDELIEDGVLNQVDTSVSCLRAEMEQHLKDERKGERLRSGVQVVIAGATNAGKSSLLNTLCQRPAAIVSPIAGTTRDIVETALDIGGFPVLLSDTAGLRDSSDLVEREGVRRARERVEQADLTLVVVDCAQVPTDAQQAAAFLQGHLRSVLPAQEPTDTAYPADRCLLVVNKTDLLPEGERQKLDTELRQVPGLPPVCLISCHTDEGLQDFLTLLHSSVKTLCGDPLSGGPTLTQARHRAHLQQCVAALAQYKMYRDSDLALAAEGVRLALTSLGRITGRVGAEEILDIIFKDFCIGK
- the gtpbp3 gene encoding tRNA modification GTPase GTPBP3, mitochondrial isoform X2 yields the protein MFPRVGRGMWRAAVLTLTSRRTPACRLLTTRDCTPPSALADAETIFSLSSGHGRCGVAVVRVSGPSSATALRCMAGLTHRLPPPRTAILRSITDPIGKEVLDRGLVIWFPAPHSFTGEDSVEFHIHGGSAVITAVLQALGSVPGMRPAEAGEFTRRAFQAGKLGLTEVEGLGDLIHAETEAQRRQALRQMSGDLGRLYQDWSHRLKRCLAHVEAFIDFSEDELIEDGVLNQVDTSVSCLRAEMEQHLKDERKGERLRSGVQVVIAGATNAGKSSLLNTLCQRPAAIVSPIAGTTRDIVETALDIGGFPVLLSDTAGLRDSSDLVEREGVRRARERVEQADLTLVVVDCAQVPTDAQQAAAFLQGHLRSVLPAQEPTDTAYPADRCLLVVNKTDLLPEGERQKLDTELRQVPGLPPVCLISCHTDEGLQDFLTLLHSSVKTLCGDPLSGGPTLTQARHRAHLQQCVAALAQYKMYRDSDLALAAEGVRLALTSLGRITGRVGAEEILDIIFKDFCIGK